One Faecalicatena sp. Marseille-Q4148 DNA window includes the following coding sequences:
- a CDS encoding NAD(P)H-hydrate dehydratase, with amino-acid sequence MRYLPDGIWMKHADEETIVQKQVPSMVLMERAALKTVEVLEETEIDLSKPLIVCGAGNNGGDGYAVARLLHLKGSDVTVVLAGREASMSEETKLQRKILENYGIKDCDGIPAKAYSVIIDAVFGIGLSRTVEGHYKAVIEEMNRLSGAKVAIDIPSGVSSFDGSILGTAFRADITVTFACEKYGMACDPGRAWCGTVFVKDIGIQTDLFDEQTEVAYTYEMNDLREIFPARSQYSHKGTYGKVLVIAGSRGMCGAAYLSAKAAYCTGAGLVKIYTDESNRMILQQLLPEALISTYEFFEKEQLLEELAWADAAVLGCGLGKSQTARQIVRTVLKEATIPCVVDADGLNLISEEMGLLGECQVPVILTPHMKEMSRLTGKAVEEIRKERIAAIKELTAAYPVICVLKDARTMIHRAEERIYLNTSGNAAMAKGGSGDVLAGIVGGLLAQGQKPYEAACAGVFLHGLAGDKARDKKGEYSVLASDVIDAIGEILKK; translated from the coding sequence ATGAGATATTTGCCGGATGGAATATGGATGAAACATGCAGATGAGGAGACAATCGTTCAGAAACAAGTGCCGTCGATGGTGCTGATGGAACGTGCGGCACTAAAGACAGTAGAGGTACTGGAAGAAACAGAAATCGATTTATCAAAACCGCTGATTGTCTGCGGAGCGGGAAATAATGGCGGAGATGGGTATGCTGTCGCAAGACTTTTGCATTTGAAGGGTTCAGACGTGACAGTTGTACTGGCTGGAAGAGAAGCATCTATGAGTGAAGAGACGAAGCTTCAGCGGAAGATCCTTGAAAATTATGGAATAAAAGATTGTGACGGGATTCCGGCGAAAGCATATAGTGTTATTATAGATGCGGTGTTTGGCATTGGTTTGTCAAGAACCGTGGAAGGGCATTATAAAGCAGTGATTGAGGAGATGAACCGGCTTTCCGGAGCAAAAGTGGCCATCGATATTCCGTCAGGGGTATCTTCCTTTGATGGAAGTATTCTTGGTACAGCGTTTCGGGCAGATATAACAGTAACGTTTGCCTGTGAGAAATATGGAATGGCGTGTGATCCGGGAAGAGCATGGTGCGGCACTGTTTTTGTAAAAGATATTGGAATTCAGACAGATTTGTTTGACGAACAGACAGAAGTTGCCTATACTTATGAGATGAACGATCTTAGAGAGATTTTCCCGGCACGCAGTCAGTATAGTCATAAAGGAACTTATGGGAAAGTGCTTGTAATTGCGGGAAGCCGTGGAATGTGCGGCGCTGCTTATTTAAGCGCAAAGGCAGCATACTGTACCGGAGCCGGACTTGTAAAAATCTATACCGATGAATCAAACAGGATGATTCTTCAGCAGCTTTTGCCGGAAGCATTGATTAGTACTTATGAATTTTTTGAAAAAGAGCAGTTGTTGGAAGAACTTGCCTGGGCAGATGCAGCGGTGCTCGGGTGCGGACTTGGAAAAAGTCAGACAGCCAGACAGATTGTGCGCACGGTGCTGAAAGAGGCAACGATTCCTTGTGTGGTTGACGCAGACGGGCTGAATCTGATTTCAGAAGAAATGGGATTACTGGGTGAATGTCAGGTACCGGTAATTCTGACGCCTCATATGAAAGAAATGTCCCGTCTGACAGGAAAAGCGGTTGAAGAAATCAGAAAAGAGCGCATCGCAGCTATCAAAGAACTGACAGCAGCATACCCGGTTATCTGTGTATTAAAAGATGCCCGTACAATGATACACAGAGCGGAGGAACGCATTTATCTAAATACAAGCGGGAATGCGGCGATGGCGAAGGGTGGTTCCGGAGATGTACTTGCCGGAATCGTTGGCGGATTGCTTGCTCAGGGCCAAAAACCTTATGAGGCAGCTTGCGCGGGTGTTTTTCTTCATGGACTTGCCGGAGATAAGGCAAGAGATAAGAAAGGCGAGTACAGTGTGCTTGCGAGTGATGTGATCGATGCCATAGGAGAGATACTGAAAAAATAA
- the alr gene encoding alanine racemase, with protein sequence MKKYSRVMARIDLDAIAYNMEQMHRNIDAKTKMIGVVKTDGYGHGAIPVARMLEAYEYVWGFATATLDEAVLLRKSGIRKPILVLGCIFPDQFEEMLEHEIRMTVYQEEQMQELSDLAVQLDRQAYFHVKLETGMSRLGFAPTDDSVEAIRRIIDLPHMKAEGIFTHFAKADEEDKTYTRQQLTIFHEMTSKLKERGVTFPYEHCSNSAGIIDVREANCDLVRAGIAIYGLYPSQEVSKKAVELKPALSLISHVEYVKTISAGTSVSYGGTFVAEKEMQIATIPVGYGDGYPRSLSNKAYVLIHGKKAPIIGRVCMDQFMVDVTGIDNVKFGDQAVLIGTDGEETITVDQLSELADRFNYEFVCDLGKRIPRVYCRDGKIIEQIDYFA encoded by the coding sequence ATGAAGAAATACAGCAGAGTGATGGCCAGGATAGATCTGGACGCAATTGCATATAATATGGAACAAATGCATCGAAATATTGATGCAAAGACAAAGATGATTGGTGTGGTCAAGACAGATGGTTATGGACACGGCGCGATTCCTGTAGCCAGAATGTTGGAAGCATATGAATATGTGTGGGGATTTGCCACAGCAACACTTGATGAAGCAGTGCTGTTGAGAAAGAGCGGGATCAGGAAACCAATCCTGGTGCTGGGATGTATTTTCCCGGATCAATTTGAAGAGATGCTAGAGCATGAGATTCGAATGACGGTGTATCAGGAGGAGCAGATGCAGGAATTGTCAGATTTGGCAGTACAGTTAGATCGACAGGCATATTTTCATGTGAAACTGGAGACAGGGATGTCAAGACTCGGATTTGCTCCGACGGATGACAGTGTAGAGGCGATCAGACGAATTATTGATCTGCCGCATATGAAAGCAGAAGGAATCTTTACACATTTTGCCAAAGCAGATGAGGAGGATAAGACTTATACGAGACAGCAGCTGACGATTTTCCATGAGATGACATCAAAACTGAAAGAGCGGGGAGTGACATTTCCCTATGAACATTGCTCAAACAGCGCCGGAATTATCGATGTCCGAGAGGCGAATTGTGATCTCGTAAGAGCCGGGATTGCAATCTATGGGCTGTATCCATCTCAGGAAGTATCAAAGAAAGCGGTAGAACTAAAGCCGGCACTGTCGCTGATCAGCCATGTGGAATATGTGAAGACAATTTCTGCCGGAACATCTGTCAGCTATGGGGGAACCTTCGTGGCGGAGAAAGAAATGCAGATTGCTACCATTCCGGTTGGATATGGAGATGGATATCCGAGAAGCCTTTCCAACAAGGCTTATGTGCTGATCCACGGGAAAAAGGCGCCGATTATCGGAAGAGTCTGTATGGATCAGTTTATGGTCGATGTAACAGGAATTGACAACGTGAAGTTCGGCGATCAGGCAGTACTCATAGGAACAGACGGAGAAGAAACGATTACGGTAGATCAGCTAAGTGAACTGGCAGACCGGTTTAATTATGAATTTGTCTGCGATCTTGGCAAGCGAATTCCACGAGTATATTGCCGGGACGGTAAGATCATAGAACAGATTGATTATTTTGCATAA
- a CDS encoding redox-sensing transcriptional repressor Rex, producing MNERKISQAVIRRLPRYYRYLGELLDNGVERISSNELSKRMKVTASQIRQDLNNFGGFGQQGYGYNVKSLYEEIGKILGLDVTHNMVIIGAGNLGQALANYTSFEKKGFLLKGIFDVNPRLAGVSIRGVEIRMMDELQEFVKENRIEIGVLTIPKAKASEVAKVLVDNGVKAIWNFAHTDLNVPSDVIVENVHLSESLMRLSYNVSQHQHKETK from the coding sequence ATGAATGAAAGAAAGATATCACAGGCTGTTATAAGAAGATTGCCTAGATATTATCGGTATTTAGGTGAATTATTGGATAATGGAGTTGAGCGAATTTCGTCTAATGAACTGAGCAAGCGCATGAAAGTGACAGCATCTCAGATACGACAGGATTTGAACAATTTCGGAGGATTTGGACAGCAGGGATACGGGTATAATGTGAAGAGTCTTTATGAAGAGATTGGTAAGATTCTTGGACTGGATGTGACGCATAACATGGTAATTATTGGCGCCGGTAATCTGGGACAGGCTCTGGCTAATTATACTTCATTTGAGAAGAAAGGCTTTCTTCTGAAGGGGATTTTTGACGTGAATCCACGACTTGCGGGAGTTTCCATTCGCGGTGTGGAGATCCGGATGATGGATGAACTGCAAGAGTTTGTAAAAGAAAACAGAATTGAGATCGGAGTGCTTACAATTCCGAAAGCGAAAGCATCCGAAGTAGCGAAGGTGCTTGTAGATAATGGGGTAAAGGCAATCTGGAACTTCGCACATACAGATTTGAATGTGCCTTCAGACGTGATTGTAGAGAATGTACATTTATCTGAAAGTTTGATGCGGCTGTCGTATAACGTTAGTCAGCATCAGCATAAAGAGACTAAATAA
- a CDS encoding threonine ammonia-lyase has translation MFTLEKFEEASELVKKVTNPTKLVYSEYLSKDTGAKVYLKPENMQHTGAYKLRGAYYKISTLTPQEREKGLITASAGNHAQGVAYAAKAFGCKATIVMPTVTPLIKVNRTKELGAEVVLYGDVYDDACEKAYELAEEHGYTFVHPFDDIDVATGQGTITMEIIQELPTVDYIIVPIGGGGLISGVSTLAKMLNPKIKVVGVEPSEAASMTEALKSGEVVTLGSANTIADGTAVKRVGEKVFPYVQENVDKVITVEDDELIGAFLDMVENHKMIVENSGLLSVAALRQLDLKGKKVVCILSGGNMDVITMSSIVQHGLIQRDRIFSISVLLPDKPGELVHVAKTIADAQGNVIRLEHNQFVNTNRNAAVELRITMEAFGTEHKEEILEALVREGYQPRQVGAKLY, from the coding sequence ATGTTTACTTTAGAGAAATTTGAAGAGGCAAGTGAACTCGTAAAAAAAGTAACGAATCCTACAAAACTGGTATACAGCGAATATCTGAGTAAAGATACCGGTGCGAAAGTGTATCTGAAACCAGAAAATATGCAGCATACCGGTGCTTATAAATTGCGGGGGGCATATTATAAAATAAGCACACTGACACCGCAGGAGCGTGAGAAGGGGCTGATCACAGCATCTGCCGGAAATCATGCGCAAGGTGTAGCATATGCAGCAAAAGCGTTTGGCTGTAAAGCCACGATTGTAATGCCGACAGTCACACCACTCATTAAAGTGAACCGTACGAAAGAATTAGGTGCAGAGGTAGTTCTTTACGGCGATGTTTATGACGATGCCTGCGAAAAGGCCTATGAGCTTGCAGAAGAACATGGCTATACGTTCGTTCATCCGTTTGATGATATTGATGTGGCAACCGGGCAGGGAACCATCACAATGGAGATTATTCAGGAACTCCCGACAGTTGATTATATCATTGTTCCGATTGGAGGAGGCGGTCTGATCAGTGGTGTTTCTACCCTTGCCAAAATGCTGAATCCAAAGATTAAAGTAGTCGGAGTAGAACCGTCGGAGGCGGCAAGTATGACGGAGGCTCTAAAGTCGGGAGAAGTTGTTACGCTTGGCAGCGCCAATACGATTGCAGACGGTACAGCAGTGAAGCGCGTAGGCGAGAAAGTTTTTCCGTATGTACAGGAGAATGTAGATAAGGTAATAACAGTAGAAGATGATGAATTGATCGGTGCTTTCCTTGATATGGTAGAAAATCACAAAATGATCGTAGAGAATTCCGGACTTCTTTCTGTGGCGGCTCTTCGCCAGCTTGATTTGAAAGGAAAAAAAGTAGTCTGTATTTTGAGCGGTGGAAACATGGACGTTATTACGATGTCTTCGATTGTTCAGCACGGTCTGATCCAGAGAGATCGTATCTTTTCTATTTCGGTACTCCTGCCGGATAAACCGGGAGAACTGGTACATGTTGCCAAGACAATTGCAGATGCGCAGGGAAATGTCATTCGTCTGGAACACAATCAGTTTGTGAATACAAATCGTAATGCGGCAGTGGAACTTCGAATTACGATGGAGGCATTTGGGACAGAGCATAAAGAGGAAATATTAGAAGCGCTTGTGCGGGAAGGATATCAGCCTCGTCAGGTTGGAGCAAAGTTATATTAA
- a CDS encoding NADP-dependent isocitrate dehydrogenase, which translates to MDKIQMTTPLVEMDGDEMTRVLWAMIKKHLICPFVELKTAYYDLGLESRDASEDQVTADAAYAVKKYHVAVKCATITPNAARVKEYDLKEMWKSPNGTIRAILDGTVFRAPILAAGIEPCVKNWKKPITVARHAYGDVYKSVEMKVPGAGKAELVYTAEDGTVQRELIHEFSGEGIIQGMHNTKASIESFARSCFHYALDVREDLWFASKDTISKKYDHTFKDIFQEIYEKEYEEKFQEAGINYFYTLIDDAVARVMKSEGGYVWACKNYDGDVMSDMISSAFGSLAMMTSVLVTPDGNYEYEAAHGTVQRHYYKYLAGEETSTNPVATIFAWSGALRKRGELDQNDRLMKFADSLEKAVIDTIESGKMTKDLAAITALENVITLNSEEFIQAIAENLRKLL; encoded by the coding sequence ATGGATAAAATTCAGATGACAACACCGCTTGTAGAGATGGATGGAGACGAAATGACAAGAGTTTTGTGGGCAATGATTAAAAAGCATTTGATCTGTCCGTTCGTAGAGCTAAAAACAGCATATTATGATCTGGGACTGGAGTCCAGAGACGCATCAGAAGATCAGGTAACAGCAGATGCAGCGTATGCGGTAAAGAAGTATCATGTAGCAGTGAAATGTGCGACGATTACTCCAAATGCAGCCAGAGTAAAAGAGTATGATCTGAAAGAAATGTGGAAGAGTCCGAATGGAACGATCCGTGCAATTTTGGACGGGACCGTATTTCGGGCGCCGATCCTTGCAGCAGGGATTGAACCATGTGTGAAAAACTGGAAAAAACCAATTACAGTAGCCCGCCATGCCTATGGGGATGTGTATAAGAGTGTAGAGATGAAAGTACCTGGGGCTGGGAAAGCAGAACTTGTGTATACAGCAGAGGACGGAACGGTACAAAGAGAACTGATCCATGAATTTTCCGGAGAAGGTATCATTCAGGGAATGCATAATACGAAAGCGTCTATCGAAAGCTTTGCCAGAAGCTGTTTTCACTATGCACTTGATGTAAGAGAGGATTTGTGGTTTGCATCAAAGGATACCATTTCAAAGAAATATGATCATACGTTTAAAGATATTTTTCAGGAAATTTATGAAAAAGAGTATGAGGAAAAGTTTCAGGAAGCAGGAATCAATTATTTTTATACGCTGATTGATGATGCAGTTGCCCGCGTTATGAAATCAGAAGGCGGCTATGTGTGGGCGTGTAAAAACTACGATGGGGACGTGATGAGTGATATGATCTCCTCGGCTTTTGGCTCTCTTGCCATGATGACATCTGTTCTTGTAACGCCGGACGGTAACTACGAATATGAGGCTGCACATGGAACGGTACAGAGACATTATTACAAATATCTGGCGGGGGAAGAAACGTCTACGAATCCGGTTGCGACAATTTTTGCCTGGAGCGGAGCTCTTAGAAAGAGAGGAGAGCTGGATCAGAACGATCGCCTGATGAAATTCGCTGACAGCCTTGAAAAAGCGGTCATTGACACGATCGAAAGCGGTAAAATGACAAAGGATCTGGCGGCGATTACTGCATTGGAGAATGTAATAACCTTAAACAGTGAAGAATTTATCCAGGCGATTGCAGAGAATCTTAGGAAGCTTCTGTAA
- a CDS encoding type II toxin-antitoxin system PemK/MazF family toxin, with the protein MQVKRGDIYYADLSPVVGSEQGGIRPVLIIQNDIGNRHSPTVICAAITSRMNKSKLPTHIEVDARRYHIVKNSVILLEQIRTIDKQRLKELVCHVDRELMRRVDEALRISLELHT; encoded by the coding sequence ATGCAGGTAAAAAGAGGAGATATTTATTATGCAGATTTAAGTCCGGTCGTCGGCTCCGAACAGGGAGGGATACGGCCGGTGTTGATTATTCAAAATGATATAGGCAACCGACACAGCCCAACGGTTATATGTGCTGCAATTACGTCGCGCATGAATAAGTCAAAACTTCCAACTCACATTGAAGTGGATGCCAGAAGATATCATATTGTGAAGAATTCAGTAATTTTGCTGGAACAGATCCGGACCATTGATAAGCAAAGACTGAAAGAGCTTGTCTGTCATGTGGACCGGGAACTAATGAGACGAGTGGATGAAGCGCTCCGCATCAGTTTGGAGCTTCATACATAA
- the ftsY gene encoding signal recognition particle-docking protein FtsY encodes MAGGLFKRLVEGLTKTRNNIVSGIDNIFKGFSHIDEEFYEELEEVLIMGDLGVRATMEILDNLRKKVKEQHIKEPQACKELLIESIKEQMDVGEAAYEFENRTSAVLVIGVNGVGKTTTIGKIAGKMREQHKKVVLAAADTFRAAAGEQLKEWANRADADLIGGQEGSDPAAVVYDAVAAAKARHADVLLVDTAGRLHNKKNLMEELRKINRVLEREYPEAFRETLVVLDATTGQNALAQAKQFSEVTDITGIILTKMDGTAKGGIAIAIQSELGIPVKYIGVGESIHDLQKFHADDFVNALFDVKKEEEE; translated from the coding sequence ATGGCAGGTGGTTTATTTAAACGTCTTGTAGAAGGGCTGACAAAAACAAGAAATAATATTGTGTCCGGTATCGATAACATTTTTAAAGGATTCTCCCATATTGATGAGGAGTTCTATGAGGAACTGGAAGAAGTTCTGATCATGGGGGATCTCGGTGTGCGGGCAACGATGGAGATTCTTGATAATTTGCGGAAAAAGGTAAAAGAGCAGCATATCAAAGAGCCGCAGGCATGCAAGGAACTTTTGATTGAGAGTATTAAAGAGCAGATGGATGTGGGGGAAGCAGCCTACGAATTTGAAAATCGTACTTCTGCAGTACTGGTCATCGGAGTCAATGGTGTTGGAAAGACAACAACAATCGGGAAAATTGCAGGGAAGATGCGGGAACAGCATAAAAAGGTTGTTCTGGCGGCGGCAGATACATTCCGTGCAGCAGCAGGGGAACAGTTGAAAGAATGGGCGAATCGCGCAGATGCGGATCTGATTGGAGGCCAGGAAGGTTCTGATCCGGCAGCAGTTGTCTATGATGCAGTTGCGGCAGCGAAGGCACGTCATGCGGATGTACTTCTTGTAGATACGGCAGGAAGACTTCATAATAAAAAGAACTTAATGGAAGAACTTCGTAAAATCAACCGCGTTTTGGAGCGGGAATATCCGGAAGCATTTCGTGAGACACTTGTTGTACTTGATGCAACTACAGGGCAAAATGCTCTTGCGCAGGCAAAACAATTCAGTGAAGTGACAGATATTACAGGAATTATTTTGACAAAGATGGATGGAACTGCAAAGGGCGGTATTGCAATTGCAATTCAGTCAGAACTTGGAATTCCGGTAAAATATATTGGCGTTGGAGAGTCGATTCACGATCTGCAGAAATTCCATGCAGATGATTTTGTGAATGCGTTATTTGATGTCAAGAAAGAAGAGGAAGAATAG
- a CDS encoding GntR family transcriptional regulator: MKEYQDHSLRGRVFHVLREDILSGKYKENEELREITIGEEMGVSRTPVREALRQLELEGLVKIIPNKGAYVTGINEKDIADIYAIRSRLEGLCARWATEHITQEQLEKMEEVLLLSEFYGRKKEDGGHVVELDSEFHEVLYEASNSRILQHVMTDFHNYVRKARETSVEKKDRAEKSIAEHRGIYEAIKAKDARLAEQLADEHIRHVVDNLT, encoded by the coding sequence GTGAAGGAATATCAGGATCATTCTCTGCGAGGACGGGTGTTTCATGTTTTGCGGGAAGATATTCTGTCGGGAAAATATAAAGAGAACGAAGAATTAAGAGAAATTACGATAGGAGAAGAGATGGGAGTCAGCCGTACACCGGTGCGGGAAGCGCTCCGTCAGCTGGAACTGGAAGGACTTGTGAAGATCATTCCAAATAAGGGCGCCTATGTAACCGGAATTAATGAGAAGGACATTGCAGATATCTATGCAATACGATCCAGGCTGGAAGGGCTCTGCGCGAGATGGGCAACAGAGCATATTACACAGGAACAATTAGAGAAGATGGAAGAAGTGCTGCTGCTATCGGAATTTTACGGCAGAAAGAAAGAAGACGGAGGGCATGTAGTAGAACTGGACAGTGAATTTCATGAAGTATTGTACGAAGCTTCCAACAGTCGGATTCTTCAGCATGTGATGACAGATTTTCACAATTATGTGCGCAAAGCGAGAGAGACATCCGTAGAGAAGAAAGATCGGGCGGAGAAATCCATTGCAGAGCATCGCGGGATCTATGAGGCGATCAAAGCAAAGGATGCCAGGCTGGCAGAACAATTGGCAGATGAACATATCCGTCATGTAGTAGATAATTTAACGTAA
- a CDS encoding HlyC/CorC family transporter, whose translation MEEERLLRKMRSVFSEEIDQDEREELLLKWISEGQTEGIFVPEEASMMRNVILFKHMDAKDVMTHRKHICALDASCTLEECMQEIMGRRYSRFPVYQETIDQIIGSVHIRDLLKAYMSEQNRSVELHALKDCLKPVACIPETRNIERLLKQMKARKNHMAVVIDEYGQTSGIVTMEDIIEEIVGNIQDEYDEDVEEVVKLSEGSYLVQGGADLEDLENLLGIAFEKSDYGTVNGFLIDMLDRIPAEDESSSVDYEGYRFHILSVDNNMIQTVKIVKI comes from the coding sequence ATGGAAGAAGAACGTCTTTTAAGAAAAATGCGTTCAGTATTTTCGGAAGAAATTGACCAGGATGAACGAGAAGAACTGCTTTTAAAATGGATCAGTGAAGGACAAACAGAAGGTATTTTTGTCCCGGAAGAAGCATCTATGATGCGAAATGTTATTTTATTTAAACATATGGATGCCAAAGATGTGATGACTCACCGCAAGCATATTTGTGCGCTGGATGCATCATGTACCCTGGAAGAATGTATGCAGGAGATTATGGGAAGAAGATATTCCAGATTTCCGGTATATCAGGAAACAATCGATCAGATCATCGGTTCTGTACATATTCGAGATCTTTTAAAAGCATATATGTCAGAACAGAATCGATCCGTAGAGCTTCATGCGCTGAAAGATTGTTTAAAACCGGTGGCATGCATTCCGGAAACAAGAAATATCGAGCGGCTGTTAAAACAAATGAAAGCAAGAAAAAACCATATGGCAGTTGTCATTGATGAGTATGGGCAGACATCCGGGATTGTGACGATGGAAGATATTATTGAAGAGATTGTCGGAAATATCCAGGACGAATATGACGAAGATGTAGAGGAAGTTGTGAAGCTGTCAGAGGGAAGCTATCTTGTACAGGGAGGCGCTGACCTGGAAGATTTAGAAAATCTTCTTGGAATTGCGTTTGAAAAGAGCGATTATGGGACAGTAAATGGTTTTCTGATTGATATGTTAGACCGGATACCGGCAGAAGATGAATCATCTTCGGTTGATTATGAAGGGTATCGGTTTCATATACTGTCAGTAGATAATAATATGATTCAGACAGTAAAAATCGTGAAAATCTAA
- the abc-f gene encoding ABC-F type ribosomal protection protein, giving the protein MVLACHNISKAFLEQVIVKSGSFHIEDREKAALIGVNGAGKSTILKMIVGELTPDSGEVVLTKGKTLGYLAQHQIPDTEHSIYEELKTARSYLIQMEKEIRKIEGELSSLTGDDLEERLHTYHRLTAQFERENGYAYESELTGVLKGLGFSEEEFQKPVNTLSGGQKTRVALGKLLLTKPDILLLDEPTNHLDLNSIAWLETYLMNYPGAVLIVSHDRYFLNRVVTKVIEIEHGEIMSFPGNYTEFAEKKKQVREAKLKEYFKQQQEIKHQEAVIEKLRSFNREKSIRRAESREKMLSKMVPVEKPLEDTNELHFHLEPSCVSGNDVLSVEDLSMSFQTQKLFQHVSFSLKRGEHVAVIGDNGTGKTTLLKILNGLLDADEGRFQLGTNVHIGYYDQEHHVLHPEKTIFDEISDDYPTLTNTEIRNVLAAFLFTGEDVYKLIGDLSGGERGRVSLAKLMLSEANFLILDEPTNHLDIASKEILEKALNDYTGTILYVSHDRYFINQTAQRILELTNHTFVNYIGNYDYYVEKKEELTRIYAPSDENPSHVQETLSDTKLDWQAQKEAQARERKRKNEFQKTEKRIDALETRNAEIDELMTQEDIYTNSVKCRELAEEKSAIEEELLELYETWETLAEELS; this is encoded by the coding sequence ATGGTACTCGCATGTCATAATATCAGCAAAGCATTTTTAGAGCAGGTCATTGTTAAATCCGGCTCTTTTCATATAGAAGACCGTGAAAAAGCGGCTTTAATCGGTGTCAATGGCGCCGGAAAATCAACTATCCTGAAAATGATCGTAGGTGAACTTACGCCAGACTCCGGTGAAGTCGTCCTTACCAAAGGAAAAACGCTCGGATATCTTGCTCAGCACCAGATCCCGGATACAGAACATTCCATTTATGAAGAATTAAAAACTGCAAGAAGTTACCTGATCCAAATGGAAAAGGAAATCCGCAAAATTGAAGGCGAACTGTCTTCCCTTACCGGAGACGATCTGGAAGAACGGCTTCATACCTATCATCGACTTACCGCCCAATTTGAACGCGAAAATGGATACGCCTATGAAAGTGAACTCACAGGTGTATTAAAAGGACTCGGATTTTCTGAAGAAGAATTCCAAAAACCGGTCAACACTCTCTCCGGAGGACAAAAAACCAGAGTAGCCCTCGGCAAGCTGCTTCTGACAAAACCAGACATTCTTCTTCTTGACGAACCGACAAACCACCTGGACTTAAATTCCATCGCCTGGCTTGAAACTTATCTTATGAATTATCCGGGTGCTGTTCTCATTGTTTCTCATGACCGCTACTTTTTAAATCGTGTTGTCACAAAAGTAATTGAAATTGAACATGGAGAAATCATGAGTTTTCCCGGAAATTATACTGAATTTGCTGAAAAGAAGAAACAGGTACGGGAAGCAAAACTGAAAGAATATTTTAAACAACAGCAGGAAATCAAACATCAGGAAGCCGTTATCGAAAAGCTGCGCTCGTTTAACCGGGAGAAATCCATCCGCCGCGCAGAAAGTCGTGAAAAAATGCTTTCAAAAATGGTACCGGTAGAAAAACCGCTTGAAGACACAAACGAACTTCATTTTCACCTTGAACCGTCCTGTGTCAGCGGAAATGATGTCCTATCCGTAGAAGATCTCAGCATGTCCTTTCAGACACAAAAATTATTCCAGCATGTAAGCTTTTCTCTGAAGCGCGGAGAACATGTTGCAGTCATCGGAGATAATGGAACCGGAAAAACAACGCTTCTTAAAATTCTGAATGGTCTTCTTGATGCCGATGAAGGACGGTTTCAGCTTGGAACCAATGTACATATTGGATATTATGATCAGGAACACCATGTACTCCATCCGGAAAAAACTATTTTTGATGAAATCTCTGATGATTATCCGACACTTACCAATACCGAAATCCGCAATGTTTTGGCTGCATTCTTATTTACCGGTGAAGATGTCTATAAATTGATCGGAGATTTAAGCGGAGGCGAGCGCGGACGGGTATCTCTGGCAAAGCTCATGCTCTCTGAAGCAAATTTTCTAATTCTGGATGAGCCTACCAACCATCTGGATATTGCCTCCAAAGAGATTCTGGAAAAAGCTTTGAATGACTATACCGGAACAATCCTGTACGTTTCTCATGACCGGTATTTTATTAACCAGACCGCACAGAGAATCCTGGAACTGACGAATCATACTTTCGTAAATTATATCGGAAACTATGATTACTATGTAGAGAAGAAAGAAGAACTGACAAGAATCTATGCCCCGTCTGACGAAAATCCTTCTCACGTTCAGGAAACGCTTTCCGATACAAAACTTGACTGGCAAGCCCAAAAAGAAGCACAGGCCAGAGAACGTAAGCGAAAAAATGAATTTCAAAAAACCGAAAAACGTATCGATGCACTGGAAACAAGAAATGCGGAAATTGATGAATTAATGACTCAGGAAGATATTTATACAAATTCTGTCAAATGCCGGGAACTGGCAGAAGAAAAATCTGCAATCGAAGAAGAACTCTTAGAACTGTATGAAACCTGGGAAACATTGGCAGAAGAACTGTCTTAA